Proteins co-encoded in one Fusarium fujikuroi IMI 58289 draft genome, chromosome FFUJ_chr06 genomic window:
- a CDS encoding probable nascent polypeptide-associated complex alpha chain, giving the protein MSNPRVEELPDEEPKKTTVQEHEDDSSDDSEVEEVGEGQLPAGSTVIHNRNEKKARKALEKLHLTRIPGITRVTLRRPKNILFVINNPEVYKSPNSNTYIVFGEAKIEDVNAAAQQAAAAQLASANAEDHSGHNHGEPSKAAETAEEKKDKEEDEEEEEDDDEEVDASGLEDKDIELVMTQANVSRNKAVKALKENDNDIVNSIMALSI; this is encoded by the exons ATGTCGAACCCCCGCGTTGAAGAACTTCCCGACgaggagcccaagaagaccaCCGTCCAGGAGCACGAGGATGATTCCAGCGACGACTCcgaggtcgaggaggtcgGCGAGGGCCAGCTCCCCGCTGGCTCTACTGTGATCCACAACcgcaacgagaagaaggctcgcAAGGCCCTCGAGAAGCTGCACCTCACCCGCATCCCTGGCATCACCCGTGTCACTCTCCGACGACCCAAGAAC atcctcttcgtcatcaacaaccctgAGGTCTACAAGTCtcccaacagcaacacctACAT TGTTTTCGGTGaggccaagattgaggaTGTCAACGCCGCTGCTCaacaagctgctgctgctcagcTCGCCTCCGCCAACGCTGAGGACCACTCTGGCCACAACCACGGTGAGCCcagcaaggctgctgagaccgctgaggagaagaaggacaaggaggaggatgaagaggaggaggaggatgacgacgaggaggTCGACGCTTCCGGACTCGAGGATAAGGATATTGAGCTTGTCATGACCCAGGCCAACGTCAGCCGCAACAAGGCCGTCAAGGCGTTGAAGGAGAACGACAACGATATTGTCAATTCCATCATGGCTCTAAGTATCTAA
- a CDS encoding probable ribosomal protein L14.e.B, cytosolic, which translates to MGDAVIEGSNWRLVEVGRVVVINGDHPFAGRLATIVEIIDHKRILVDGPSANASLAVPRQAVPLSKVLLSSLIVEGLNRGSRTGVVRKLWEKSEIDSKWEQTNWAKKRDQMERRKGLTDFERFQVLRLKKQRRFEERKALAKVKASA; encoded by the exons ATGGGCGACGCAGTCATTGAGGGTTCGAACTGGCGCCTCGTTGAGGTTGGCCGTGTCGTTGTTATCAACGGTGACCACCCCTTCGCCGGCCGCCTGGCCACGATCGTCGAGATCATCGACCACAAGCGA ATTCTCGTCGACGGTCCTTCCGCCAACGCTAGCCTCGCTGTTCCCCGACAAGCCGTCCCCCTCAGCAAGgtcctcctctcctctcttaTCGTCGAGGGCTTGAACCGCGGTTCCCGAACTGGTGTCGTCCGAAAGCTCTGGGAGAAGTCCGAGATTGACTCCAAGTGGGAGCAGACCAACTGGGCTAAGAAGCGGGATCAGATGGAGCGGAGGAAGGGTCTCACCGACTTCGAGCGCTTCCAGGTTCTCCGACTCAAGAAGCAGCGACGATTCGAGGAGCGCAAGGCTctggccaaggtcaaggcctCCGCATAA
- a CDS encoding probable ATP synthase subunit d, mitochondrial produces the protein MATRSAALKLDWTKVTSSLGLRGQTVASLQAFKKRNEDVRRKVQQLQEQPTTVDFSQYRSVLKNQAIIDEIEKRFSAFKPVTYDVSRQLKAIDAFEAEAVKNAEATKEAVDLELKDLAATLKNIEEARPFEELTVDEVAAAEKSIDEKTAQLVSKGRWMVPGYKEKFGDLAVV, from the exons ATGGCGACT CGAAGCGCAGCTCTCAAGCTTGACTGGACCAAGGTCACCAGCTCCCTCGGTCTCCGTGGCCAGACCGTTGCCTCCCTGCAGGCCTTCAAGAAGCGCAACGAGGACGTCCGCCGCAAGGTTCAGCAACTCCAGGAGCAGCCCACCACCGTCGATTTCTCCCAGTACCGATCCGTCCTCAAGAACCAGGCTATCATcgatgagatcgagaagcGATTCAGCGCCTTCAAGCCTGTCACCTACGATGTTAGCCGACAACTGAAGGCTATCGATGCTTTCGAGGCCGAGGCCGTCAAGAACGCCGAGGCTACTAAGGAGGccgttgaccttgaacttAAGGATCTTGCCGCTAccctcaagaacatcgaggAGGCCCGACCATTCGAGGAACTCACTGTC GACGAGGTTGCCGCTGCCGAGAAGTCTATCGACGAGAAGACTGCTCAGCTCGTTTCCAAGGGCCGATGGATGGTGCCAGGATACAAG GAGAAGTTCGGCGACTTGGCTGTGGTTTAA